Proteins from one Podospora pseudocomata strain CBS 415.72m chromosome 4, whole genome shotgun sequence genomic window:
- a CDS encoding hypothetical protein (EggNog:ENOG503PGB2), whose product MSGRVEKRYRDTAHERTVLSASVDQDGVEIMPCSRCWRAKPQGRCVIKEGSNCCSNCVRLGKSCDGPNVADSCGCLDSGRWFFSY is encoded by the coding sequence ATGTCGGGCCGCGTAGAGAAACGCTACCGCGATACTGCCCACGAACGAACAGTCCTTTCCGCCTCGGTCGATCAGGACGGCGTCGAAATTATGCCTTGCTCTCGTTGTTGGCGCGCGAAACCTCAAGGGCGCTGTGTCATAAAGGAAGGGTCGAACTGTTGTTCAAACTGCGTTCGATTGGGCAAGTCGTGTGATGGGCCGAACGTGGCTGATTCTTGTGGGTGCCTGGATTCTGGGCGATGGTTCTTTTCTTACTAA